In one Candidatus Obscuribacterales bacterium genomic region, the following are encoded:
- a CDS encoding SIMPL domain-containing protein (The SIMPL domain is named for its presence in mouse protein SIMPL (signalling molecule that associates with mouse pelle-like kinase). Bacterial member BP26, from Brucella, was shown to assemble into a channel-like structure, while YggE from E. coli has been associated with resistance to oxidative stress.) — MTTQLCRGSRSTLLRYGLPLLLGLPLVIGSVEYLFPQPAAAQEQMMRTLTVTGTGDIEIPTSLTLVQLGVEVQERTAEATQEAIAERSSSLVEFLRSQNVSELQTTGINLYARYNYNDGSNTLIGYTGSNTVSFQVPTDRAGEILDQAVSAGATQINGVSFVATDEAIAAAQAEALQAATQEAQQQADVVLASLGLSRQEIVSIQINGATPPPMVPMYEAAMLSDRAASSPVIGGDQTVSASVTLQIRY; from the coding sequence ATGACTACTCAGCTTTGTCGCGGTTCTCGCTCTACCCTACTTCGCTACGGTTTGCCCTTACTGCTGGGTCTTCCCCTCGTGATCGGCAGCGTCGAGTACCTCTTCCCCCAACCGGCCGCCGCCCAAGAACAGATGATGCGCACCCTCACCGTCACAGGTACTGGCGACATTGAAATTCCCACAAGCCTCACTCTCGTGCAGCTTGGCGTAGAAGTGCAGGAGCGCACAGCCGAGGCCACCCAAGAAGCGATCGCTGAGCGCTCCAGCTCCCTAGTAGAATTTCTGCGATCGCAAAATGTCAGTGAGCTACAAACCACGGGCATCAACCTCTACGCCCGCTATAACTACAACGATGGTAGCAATACCCTGATCGGCTACACCGGTAGCAACACCGTGAGCTTCCAAGTGCCCACCGATCGCGCCGGCGAAATCCTCGACCAGGCCGTCTCTGCTGGAGCCACCCAAATCAACGGCGTCAGCTTTGTGGCCACCGATGAAGCGATCGCCGCCGCCCAGGCCGAGGCTCTGCAGGCTGCCACCCAAGAGGCTCAACAGCAGGCAGATGTAGTCTTAGCCAGTTTAGGGTTAAGCCGCCAGGAAATTGTCAGCATTCAAATCAATGGAGCAACGCCTCCCCCCATGGTGCCGATGTATGAAGCCGCGATGTTGAGCGATCGCGCCGCTAGCTCGCCGGTGATCGGGGGCGACCAAACAGTATCTGCCTCCGTTACCTTGCAAATTCGCTACTAG
- the grxC gene encoding glutaredoxin 3: MFDALNSFLGRHPERMKAQVEIYTWQTCPFCIRAKILLGWKGVSYTEYKIDGDGAARMRMAERANGRRSVPQIFVNNQHIGGCDDLYSLDRQGQLDPLLTQDMADA; encoded by the coding sequence ATGTTTGATGCTCTCAACTCTTTCCTGGGTCGGCATCCAGAACGCATGAAAGCTCAGGTAGAAATCTACACCTGGCAAACCTGCCCCTTCTGCATTCGCGCTAAGATCCTGCTGGGCTGGAAAGGCGTGTCCTACACCGAATATAAAATTGACGGCGACGGTGCTGCCCGAATGCGCATGGCAGAACGGGCCAATGGTCGTCGTTCAGTACCCCAAATTTTTGTGAATAACCAGCACATTGGCGGCTGTGACGATCTCTATAGCCTCGATCGCCAAGGACAGCTCGATCCCTTGTTGACCCAAGATATGGCCGACGCTTAG